A stretch of the Pan troglodytes isolate AG18354 chromosome 20, NHGRI_mPanTro3-v2.0_pri, whole genome shotgun sequence genome encodes the following:
- the KLC3 gene encoding kinesin light chain 3 isoform X1, translating to MSSRRGCRLHTPRLTLPAEEGASGPRSHGQPGALGQGIQGPWGGEVWPGAAMSVQVAAPGSAGLGPERLSPEELVRQTRQVVQGLEALRAEHHGLSGHLAEALAGQGPATGLEMLEEKQQVVSHSLEAIELGLGEAQVLLALSAHVGALEAEKQRLRSQARRLAQENVWLREELEETQRRLRASEESVAQLEEEKRHLEFLGQLRQYDPPAESQQSESPPRRDSLASLFPSEEEERKGPEAAGAAAAQQGGYEIPARLRTLHNLVIQYAGQGRYEVAVPLCRQALEDLERSSGHCHPDVATMLNILALVYRDQNKYKEATDLLHDALQIREQTLGPEHPAVAATLNNLAVLYGKRGRYREAEPLCQRALEIREKVLGADHPDVAKQLNNLALLCQNQGKFEDVERHYARALSIYEALGGPHDPNVAKTKNNLASAYLKQNKYQQAEELYKEILHKEDLPAPLGAPNTGTAGDAEQALRRSSSLSKIRESIRRGSEKLVSRLRGEAAAGAAGMKRAMSLNTLNVDAPRAPGTQFPSWHLDKAPRTLSASTQDLSPH from the exons ATGAGCTCACGCAGAGGCTGCCGCCTCCACACGCCCCGCCTCACTCTGCCGGCAGAGGAGGGTGCCTCTGGTCCCAGGTCACACGGCCAACCGGGAGCTCTGGGCCAGGGGATCCAAGGGCCTTGGGGTGGGGAAGTCTGGCCAG GAGCAGCAATGTCTGTGCAGGTAGCCGCTCCTGGAAGTGCAGGGCTGGGCCCAGAGCGCCTGAGCCCTGAGGAGCTGGTGCGGCAGACGCGGCAAGTGGTCCAGGGGCTGGAGGCGCTGCGGGCAGAGCACCATGGCCTGTCTGGGCACCTGGCAGAGGCCCTGGCGGGACAGGGCCCGGCAACCGGCTTGGAGATGCTGGAGGAAAAGCAGCAGGTGGTGAGCCACTCGCTGGAGGCCATCGAGCTGGGGCTGGGCGAGGCCCAG GTGCTGCTGGCCCTGTCGGCACATGTGGGTGCACTGGAGGCAGAGAAGCAGCGGCTGCGCTCGCAGGCCCGGCGGCTGGCCCAGGAGAATGTGTGGCTGCGGGAGGAACTGGAGGAGACGCAGCGGCGGCTTCGGGCCAGCGAGGAGTCCGTGGCCCAGCTGGAGGAGGAGAAGCGCCACCTGGAGTTCCTGGGGCAGCTGCGACAGTACGACCCACCGGCGGAGAGCCAG CAGTCTGAGTCCCCGCCTCGCCGAGACAGCCTGGCCTCCCTGTTCCCCAgcgaggaggaggagaggaaag GTCCTGAGGCCGCAGGAGCAGCAGCTGCTCAGCAGGGTGGCTATGAGATCCCTGCCCGCCTTCGGACCCTGCATAACCTTGTGATCCAGTACGCGGGGCAGGGCCGCTATGAGGTGGCGGTGCCTCTGTGCCGCCAGGCCTTGGAGGACCTGGAGCGCAGCTCGGGCCACTGCCACCCTGACGTGGCCACCATGCTCAACATCCTGGCGCTGGTGTACCG GGACCAGAACAAGTACAAAGAAGCCACAGACCTTCTCCATGATGCCCTGCAGATCCGGGAGCAGACGCTGGGCCCTGAGCACCCCGCG GTGGCCGCCACGCTCAACAACTTGGCCGTCCTCTATGGGAAGCGTGGGCGTTACCGGGAGGCAGAGCCCCTGTGCCAGCGCGCTTTGGAGATCCGAGAGAAG GTCCTGGGTGCTGACCACCCAGATGTGGCCAAGCAGCTCAACAACCTGGCCCTGCTGTGCCAGAACCAGGGCAAGTTTGAGGATGTGGAGCGGCACTATGCCCGGGCCCTGAGCATCTATGAGGCACTGGGCGGGCCCCATGACCCCAACGTGGCCAAGACCAAGAACAACCTG GCCTCAGCCTACCTGAAACAGAACAAGTATCAACAAGCGGAAGAGCTGTACAAAGAAATCCTCCACAAGGAGGACCTACCCGCCCCTCTCG GTGCCCCCAACACAGGCACAGCTGGCGATGCAGAACAG GCCCTTCGCCGCAGCAGCTCACTCTCCAAGATCCGTGAGTCTATCAGGCGAGGAAGTGAGAAGCTGGTCTCCCGGCTCCGAGGCGAGGCGGCGGCAGGAGCAGCCGG AATGAAGAGAGCCATGTCACTCAACACACTGAACGTGGATGCTCCAAGGGCTCCTGGGACTCAG TTTCCCAGCTGGCACCTGGACAAGGCCCCTCGGACCCTCAGCGCCAGCACCCAGGACCTGAGCCCCCACTAA
- the KLC3 gene encoding kinesin light chain 3 isoform X2 — protein MIPQTPHHCSPGAAMSVQVAAPGSAGLGPERLSPEELVRQTRQVVQGLEALRAEHHGLSGHLAEALAGQGPATGLEMLEEKQQVVSHSLEAIELGLGEAQVLLALSAHVGALEAEKQRLRSQARRLAQENVWLREELEETQRRLRASEESVAQLEEEKRHLEFLGQLRQYDPPAESQQSESPPRRDSLASLFPSEEEERKGPEAAGAAAAQQGGYEIPARLRTLHNLVIQYAGQGRYEVAVPLCRQALEDLERSSGHCHPDVATMLNILALVYRDQNKYKEATDLLHDALQIREQTLGPEHPAVAATLNNLAVLYGKRGRYREAEPLCQRALEIREKVLGADHPDVAKQLNNLALLCQNQGKFEDVERHYARALSIYEALGGPHDPNVAKTKNNLASAYLKQNKYQQAEELYKEILHKEDLPAPLGAPNTGTAGDAEQALRRSSSLSKIRESIRRGSEKLVSRLRGEAAAGAAGMKRAMSLNTLNVDAPRAPGTQFPSWHLDKAPRTLSASTQDLSPH, from the exons ATGATTCCCCAAACTCCTCACCATTGCTCCCCAGGAGCAGCAATGTCTGTGCAGGTAGCCGCTCCTGGAAGTGCAGGGCTGGGCCCAGAGCGCCTGAGCCCTGAGGAGCTGGTGCGGCAGACGCGGCAAGTGGTCCAGGGGCTGGAGGCGCTGCGGGCAGAGCACCATGGCCTGTCTGGGCACCTGGCAGAGGCCCTGGCGGGACAGGGCCCGGCAACCGGCTTGGAGATGCTGGAGGAAAAGCAGCAGGTGGTGAGCCACTCGCTGGAGGCCATCGAGCTGGGGCTGGGCGAGGCCCAG GTGCTGCTGGCCCTGTCGGCACATGTGGGTGCACTGGAGGCAGAGAAGCAGCGGCTGCGCTCGCAGGCCCGGCGGCTGGCCCAGGAGAATGTGTGGCTGCGGGAGGAACTGGAGGAGACGCAGCGGCGGCTTCGGGCCAGCGAGGAGTCCGTGGCCCAGCTGGAGGAGGAGAAGCGCCACCTGGAGTTCCTGGGGCAGCTGCGACAGTACGACCCACCGGCGGAGAGCCAG CAGTCTGAGTCCCCGCCTCGCCGAGACAGCCTGGCCTCCCTGTTCCCCAgcgaggaggaggagaggaaag GTCCTGAGGCCGCAGGAGCAGCAGCTGCTCAGCAGGGTGGCTATGAGATCCCTGCCCGCCTTCGGACCCTGCATAACCTTGTGATCCAGTACGCGGGGCAGGGCCGCTATGAGGTGGCGGTGCCTCTGTGCCGCCAGGCCTTGGAGGACCTGGAGCGCAGCTCGGGCCACTGCCACCCTGACGTGGCCACCATGCTCAACATCCTGGCGCTGGTGTACCG GGACCAGAACAAGTACAAAGAAGCCACAGACCTTCTCCATGATGCCCTGCAGATCCGGGAGCAGACGCTGGGCCCTGAGCACCCCGCG GTGGCCGCCACGCTCAACAACTTGGCCGTCCTCTATGGGAAGCGTGGGCGTTACCGGGAGGCAGAGCCCCTGTGCCAGCGCGCTTTGGAGATCCGAGAGAAG GTCCTGGGTGCTGACCACCCAGATGTGGCCAAGCAGCTCAACAACCTGGCCCTGCTGTGCCAGAACCAGGGCAAGTTTGAGGATGTGGAGCGGCACTATGCCCGGGCCCTGAGCATCTATGAGGCACTGGGCGGGCCCCATGACCCCAACGTGGCCAAGACCAAGAACAACCTG GCCTCAGCCTACCTGAAACAGAACAAGTATCAACAAGCGGAAGAGCTGTACAAAGAAATCCTCCACAAGGAGGACCTACCCGCCCCTCTCG GTGCCCCCAACACAGGCACAGCTGGCGATGCAGAACAG GCCCTTCGCCGCAGCAGCTCACTCTCCAAGATCCGTGAGTCTATCAGGCGAGGAAGTGAGAAGCTGGTCTCCCGGCTCCGAGGCGAGGCGGCGGCAGGAGCAGCCGG AATGAAGAGAGCCATGTCACTCAACACACTGAACGTGGATGCTCCAAGGGCTCCTGGGACTCAG TTTCCCAGCTGGCACCTGGACAAGGCCCCTCGGACCCTCAGCGCCAGCACCCAGGACCTGAGCCCCCACTAA
- the KLC3 gene encoding kinesin light chain 3 isoform X3: protein MSVQVAAPGSAGLGPERLSPEELVRQTRQVVQGLEALRAEHHGLSGHLAEALAGQGPATGLEMLEEKQQVVSHSLEAIELGLGEAQVLLALSAHVGALEAEKQRLRSQARRLAQENVWLREELEETQRRLRASEESVAQLEEEKRHLEFLGQLRQYDPPAESQQSESPPRRDSLASLFPSEEEERKGPEAAGAAAAQQGGYEIPARLRTLHNLVIQYAGQGRYEVAVPLCRQALEDLERSSGHCHPDVATMLNILALVYRDQNKYKEATDLLHDALQIREQTLGPEHPAVAATLNNLAVLYGKRGRYREAEPLCQRALEIREKVLGADHPDVAKQLNNLALLCQNQGKFEDVERHYARALSIYEALGGPHDPNVAKTKNNLASAYLKQNKYQQAEELYKEILHKEDLPAPLGAPNTGTAGDAEQALRRSSSLSKIRESIRRGSEKLVSRLRGEAAAGAAGMKRAMSLNTLNVDAPRAPGTQFPSWHLDKAPRTLSASTQDLSPH, encoded by the exons ATGTCTGTGCAGGTAGCCGCTCCTGGAAGTGCAGGGCTGGGCCCAGAGCGCCTGAGCCCTGAGGAGCTGGTGCGGCAGACGCGGCAAGTGGTCCAGGGGCTGGAGGCGCTGCGGGCAGAGCACCATGGCCTGTCTGGGCACCTGGCAGAGGCCCTGGCGGGACAGGGCCCGGCAACCGGCTTGGAGATGCTGGAGGAAAAGCAGCAGGTGGTGAGCCACTCGCTGGAGGCCATCGAGCTGGGGCTGGGCGAGGCCCAG GTGCTGCTGGCCCTGTCGGCACATGTGGGTGCACTGGAGGCAGAGAAGCAGCGGCTGCGCTCGCAGGCCCGGCGGCTGGCCCAGGAGAATGTGTGGCTGCGGGAGGAACTGGAGGAGACGCAGCGGCGGCTTCGGGCCAGCGAGGAGTCCGTGGCCCAGCTGGAGGAGGAGAAGCGCCACCTGGAGTTCCTGGGGCAGCTGCGACAGTACGACCCACCGGCGGAGAGCCAG CAGTCTGAGTCCCCGCCTCGCCGAGACAGCCTGGCCTCCCTGTTCCCCAgcgaggaggaggagaggaaag GTCCTGAGGCCGCAGGAGCAGCAGCTGCTCAGCAGGGTGGCTATGAGATCCCTGCCCGCCTTCGGACCCTGCATAACCTTGTGATCCAGTACGCGGGGCAGGGCCGCTATGAGGTGGCGGTGCCTCTGTGCCGCCAGGCCTTGGAGGACCTGGAGCGCAGCTCGGGCCACTGCCACCCTGACGTGGCCACCATGCTCAACATCCTGGCGCTGGTGTACCG GGACCAGAACAAGTACAAAGAAGCCACAGACCTTCTCCATGATGCCCTGCAGATCCGGGAGCAGACGCTGGGCCCTGAGCACCCCGCG GTGGCCGCCACGCTCAACAACTTGGCCGTCCTCTATGGGAAGCGTGGGCGTTACCGGGAGGCAGAGCCCCTGTGCCAGCGCGCTTTGGAGATCCGAGAGAAG GTCCTGGGTGCTGACCACCCAGATGTGGCCAAGCAGCTCAACAACCTGGCCCTGCTGTGCCAGAACCAGGGCAAGTTTGAGGATGTGGAGCGGCACTATGCCCGGGCCCTGAGCATCTATGAGGCACTGGGCGGGCCCCATGACCCCAACGTGGCCAAGACCAAGAACAACCTG GCCTCAGCCTACCTGAAACAGAACAAGTATCAACAAGCGGAAGAGCTGTACAAAGAAATCCTCCACAAGGAGGACCTACCCGCCCCTCTCG GTGCCCCCAACACAGGCACAGCTGGCGATGCAGAACAG GCCCTTCGCCGCAGCAGCTCACTCTCCAAGATCCGTGAGTCTATCAGGCGAGGAAGTGAGAAGCTGGTCTCCCGGCTCCGAGGCGAGGCGGCGGCAGGAGCAGCCGG AATGAAGAGAGCCATGTCACTCAACACACTGAACGTGGATGCTCCAAGGGCTCCTGGGACTCAG TTTCCCAGCTGGCACCTGGACAAGGCCCCTCGGACCCTCAGCGCCAGCACCCAGGACCTGAGCCCCCACTAA